In Paracoccus sp. N5, the DNA window GATGCCGGCGGCTCGTGGTCGCTGTCCCGCATCCTGGGAGAGCCGCGCGCCAAGGCGCTGACCCTGACCGCCGAGCCGCTGCCGGCCGCAAAGGCCGCCGACTGGGGCCTGATCTGGAAGGCCGTCGAGGACGCCCAGCTGATGGACGACGCCATGGCGCTGGCCAGGTCGCTGGCAGCCGGTCCGACGCTGGGCCTTGGCCTGACCAAGCAGCTGATCCAGGCCGCCGCCGACAACAGCCTGGACCAGCAGCTGGACCTGGAACGCGACGGCCAGCGCCGCGCCGGCCGCAGCGCCGATTATGCCGAGGGCGTCAGCGCCTTCCTGCAGAAACGCCAGCCGGAGTTCCGTGGCCGATGAAACCCGCAGCCGAAATGACCCCGCAGGAACTGGCCGAGGCCAGCGCCCGCGCCATGTGGAACGACGACAGCGCCAGCCAGCGTCTGGACATGAGCCTGGACCACATCGCCCCGGGCGAGGCGACGCTGTCCATGACCATCACCGCCGCCATGTCGAACGGCCACGGCAATTGCCACGGCGGCTATATCTTCACGCTGGCCGACAGCGCCTTCGCCTTTGCCTGCAACAGCTACAACCAGCTGACCGTGGCGCAGCATTGCGCGATCACCTATCTTGTTCCCGGCCGGATCGGAGACCGGCTGACGGCCACGGCACGCGAGGTTTCGCGGCGCGGCCGCTCGGGGATCTACGACATACGCATCACCAACCAGACGGGCGAGCATGTCGCCGAATTCCGCGGCCATTCGCGCACCGTCAAGGGAACCCACCTGCCGGGCTGACCCCCCGGACGCCGCTTTTGCATAGGGAGGAAGCCATGCAAGACCTGTCCCCGAACCGCAAGGAACTTGACCCGATCGAAACCGCCTCGCGCGACGAGATCGAGGCGCTGCAGTTCCACCGCATGAAGCGTTCCCTGAAGCATGCCTTCGAGAATTCGCCCTTCTACCGCAACCGCTTCATCCAGGCGGATGTGCATCCCGAGGATCTGAAGTCCCTGAAGGACATCGCGAAATTCCCCTTTACCGTCAAGCAGGACCTGCGCGACACCTATCCCTTCGGCATGTTCGCGGTGCCGCAGACCAAGCTGGTGCGCATCCACGGCTCGTCCGGGACCACGGGCAAGCCGACGGTGGTGGGCTATACGGCCGCCGACATCGACCATTGGGCGAACCTGATCGCGCGCTCGATCCGCGCCGCGGGCGGCCGGCCCGGCGACATGCTGCACAATGCCTATGGCTATGGCCTGTTCACCGGCGGCATCGGCGCGCATTACGGCGCCGAGCGGCTGGGCTGCACCGTGGTGCCGATGTCGGGCGGCATGACCGAACGGCAGGTGACGCTGATCGACGACTTCAAGCCGCGCATCATCATGGTCACGCCCAGCTACATGCTGTCGATTCTGGACGAATTCCGCCGCCAGGGTCTCGACCCGCGCCAAAGCTCGCTCGAGATCGGCATCTTCGGCGCCGAACCCTGGACCAACGCCATGCGCCAGGAAATCGAGGAAGCTTTCGACATGCACGCCGTCGACATCTACGGCCTCAGCGAGGTCATGGGCCCCGGCGTCGCCATGGAATGCGTCGAGACCAAGGACGGGCTGCACATCTGGGAGGATCATTTCTATCCCGAAATCATCGACCCGGTCACCGGCGCGGTGCTGCCGGACGGCGAGATGGGCGAGCTGGTCTTTACCACGCTGACCAAGGAAGCCCTGCCGATGGTGCGCTACCGCACCCGCGACCTGACCCGCATCCTGCCCGGCACCGCCCGCTCGATGCGGCGGATCGAGAAGATCACCGGCCGCAGCGACGACATGATCATCCTGCGCGGCGTCAACGTCTTCCCGACCCAGATCGAGGAGCAGATCCTGAAATGCGCGGGCCTGGCGCCGCACTTCCAGATCGAGCTCACGCGCGCGGGCCGCATGGACAACATGACCGTGCATGTCGAATGCGCCGAGGCGATGGCCGACGCCGATGCCCGCGCCAAATCCGCCAAGGAGCTGGCGCATCACATCAAGTCGGTGGTCGGCGTCTCGACCAGGATCGAGGTCAAGGATCCGAACGGCATCGCCCGCTCGGAAGGCAAGGCCAAGCGGGTGATCGACAACCGGCCCAAGGGTTGACGCCCCGTCGCGGGGCCGGGCATGACAGCGGCGGGAAAACCCGCTAAAGCGGCAGGGGGCCGGTCGGGCCCCCTGTGCCATTCGCGCCCCGGCGCGACGGAAGACCAGAAGACATGAGGACGGCATGGCTCGGACACGGGCGACGGATTTCGAGGAAAAACAGCGCGGATTGCTGGACAGCGCGGCCGAGGTCTTTGCCGAACTGGGCATGGAAAAGGCCTCGATGGCGCAGATCGCGGCCCATGCCCATGTCTCCAAGGCCCTGCTCTATCACTATTATCCCAGCAAGGACGCGCTGATCTTCGCCATCATCGCCACGCATCTGGAAGAGCTGGACGAGGCGATCGAACAGGCCGACGACGCCACCCTGCCGCCGCAGCAGCGGCTGCGCAAGCTGGTCGGCACGGTGCTGGAATGTTATCGCGGCGCCGACAACCAGCACAAGGTGCAGCTCAACGCCACCTCGGCGCTGTCGGACGAGCAGAAGGCCGAGATCCTCGCGCTGGAACGCCGCATCGTCAGGCATTTCGCGCTGGTGCTGCGTCAGATCAACCCCGACCTCGACGACCCGCAGCGCCCGCTGCTGACGCCGGTCACCATGTCGCTCTTCGGCATGATG includes these proteins:
- the paaI gene encoding hydroxyphenylacetyl-CoA thioesterase PaaI; the protein is MTPQELAEASARAMWNDDSASQRLDMSLDHIAPGEATLSMTITAAMSNGHGNCHGGYIFTLADSAFAFACNSYNQLTVAQHCAITYLVPGRIGDRLTATAREVSRRGRSGIYDIRITNQTGEHVAEFRGHSRTVKGTHLPG
- the paaK gene encoding phenylacetate--CoA ligase PaaK, whose protein sequence is MQDLSPNRKELDPIETASRDEIEALQFHRMKRSLKHAFENSPFYRNRFIQADVHPEDLKSLKDIAKFPFTVKQDLRDTYPFGMFAVPQTKLVRIHGSSGTTGKPTVVGYTAADIDHWANLIARSIRAAGGRPGDMLHNAYGYGLFTGGIGAHYGAERLGCTVVPMSGGMTERQVTLIDDFKPRIIMVTPSYMLSILDEFRRQGLDPRQSSLEIGIFGAEPWTNAMRQEIEEAFDMHAVDIYGLSEVMGPGVAMECVETKDGLHIWEDHFYPEIIDPVTGAVLPDGEMGELVFTTLTKEALPMVRYRTRDLTRILPGTARSMRRIEKITGRSDDMIILRGVNVFPTQIEEQILKCAGLAPHFQIELTRAGRMDNMTVHVECAEAMADADARAKSAKELAHHIKSVVGVSTRIEVKDPNGIARSEGKAKRVIDNRPKG
- a CDS encoding TetR/AcrR family transcriptional regulator, with protein sequence MARTRATDFEEKQRGLLDSAAEVFAELGMEKASMAQIAAHAHVSKALLYHYYPSKDALIFAIIATHLEELDEAIEQADDATLPPQQRLRKLVGTVLECYRGADNQHKVQLNATSALSDEQKAEILALERRIVRHFALVLRQINPDLDDPQRPLLTPVTMSLFGMMNWVYMWFRDGGRITREDYADVATTLILEGIKAVR